A window from Salvia miltiorrhiza cultivar Shanhuang (shh) chromosome 2, IMPLAD_Smil_shh, whole genome shotgun sequence encodes these proteins:
- the LOC131011991 gene encoding uncharacterized protein LOC131011991: protein MKLETADQKMDCQKSQVKLTRTNSSLLRSSPTIRSSIHSLSSVSEIAPDSDTEDLEEQKPHSRPAPPPLRSAPSRAAPLAAAFLLLLYTLFAFFNRDDLATSENLLLALIFVAVLLFLFSRNKGLVIRNFSLLKQICDEYGKKLGFSCFASRAHSKPVQWFIGEAESEDLERSKECGKERRSRRIIREGVEFYSNGDFYEGEFHKGTCNGSGVYNYFVNGRYEGDWIDGKYDGYGIESWARGSRYRGQYRQGLRHGYGVYKFYTGDSYAGEWCNGQSHGVGAQTCADGSCYVGEFKCGVKHGLGCYHFRNGDRYAGEYFGDKIHGFGVYHFANGHFYEGSWHEGRKQGYGMYTFRNGEARCGEWDDGNLKIPLPPLTDAVLRAVQAARKTAENAIHLRRVDEQVNKAVVAANRAATAARVAAIKAVQNRIDGKFCDTNL from the exons ATGAAATTGGAGACCGCCGATCAGAAAATGGACTGTCAGAAAAGCCAGGTGAAGCTCACTCGCACGAATTCCTCACTCCTCCGCTCATCCCCCACCATCCGCTCATCCATTCACAGTTTGTCTTCCGTGAGCGAGATCGCGCCCGATTCGGACACGGAGGACCTCGAGGAGCAGAAGCCCCATAGCAGACCGGCTCCCCCGCCGCTCCGCTCCGCTCCGTCTCGTGCGGCGCCGCTGGCCGCCGCCTTCCTCCTCCTGCTCTATACGCTCTTCGCCTTCTTCAATAGGGACGATTTAGCCACCTCGGAGAATCTACTCTTAGCTTTAATTTTCGTCGCGGTTTTGCTGTTTCTGTTCTCGAGAAACAAGGGTTTAGTAATTAGGAATTTCAGCTTACTCAAGCAAATTTGTGATGAGTATGGAAAAAAGTTAGGGTTCTCGTGTTTTGCTTCGAGAGCTCATTCGAAACCGGTGCAGTGGTTCATCGGTGAGGCGGAATCGGAGGATTTGGAGAGGAGCAAGGAATGCGGCAAGGAGAGGAGGAGTAGGAGGATTATTAGGGAAGGTGTTGAGTTTTACAGCAATGGCGATTTCTACGAAGGCGAGTTTCATAAGGGGACGTGCAATGGGAGTGGAGTGTACAATTACTTTGTGAATGGGAGGTATGAAGGGGATTGGATTGATGGGAAATATGATGGGTATGGGATCGAGAGCTGGGCCAGAGGGAGTAGGTATAGAGGGCAGTATCGGCAGGGTCTGCGCCATGGATACGGAGTGTATAAGTTCTATACAGGGGATTCTTATGCTGGAGAGTGGTGCAATGGGCAGAGCCATGGTGTTGGAGCGCAGACTTGTGCTGATGGGAGCTGCTACGTTGGCGAGTTCAAGTGTGGGGTTAAACATGGCCTTGGATGCTACCATTTCAG GAATGGAGATAGATACGCTGGGGAGTACTTTGGAGATAAAATTCACGGCTTCGGGGTCTATCACTTCGCCAACGGCCATTTCTACGAAGGGTCGTGGCACGAGGGCCGGAAGCAGGGCTACGGGATGTATACTTTCCGAAATGGCGAGGCCAGATGTGGAGAATGGGATGATGGCAATCTCAAGATCCCCCTCCCCCCGCTCACTGATGCAGTTCTTCGAGCAGTTCAG GCTGCTAGGAAAACTGCAGAGAACGCAATCCACCTCCGTCGGGTTGATGAGCAAGTGAACAAGGCCGTGGTGGCTGCGAACAGGGCTGCCACCGCAGCCAGAGTTGCTGCCATCAAAGCTGTTCAGAATAGGATCGATGGAAAATTTTGTGACACTAACTTGTGA